Proteins from one Corynebacterium epidermidicanis genomic window:
- the truA gene encoding tRNA pseudouridine(38-40) synthase TruA translates to MTNENMRIKMVLDYDGTDFHGWARQVPNQSIEEAPNKPGQAHQELRTVQGVLEDKLSLILRSQIQLTVAGRTDAGVHASGQVAHFDVDKQALAQRSIDGDPRKLVRRLARLLPEDIRVREVEEAPETFDARFSALRRHYVYRVTTASAGALPVRSRDTANWPKRVDLAKMQAAADALVGLHDFAAFCKAKPNATTIRQLEEFRWVDASTAHEPELFEAHVTADAFCWSMVRSLVGTCLAVGEGRRDESFASRLLGETQRSPEVPVAPAKGLTLVGVDYPREDELAERAALTRDLRTLS, encoded by the coding sequence ATGACTAACGAAAACATGCGCATCAAAATGGTGCTTGACTACGATGGCACCGATTTTCACGGGTGGGCGCGCCAAGTTCCCAATCAAAGCATCGAAGAAGCACCAAATAAACCGGGCCAAGCGCACCAGGAACTACGCACTGTCCAAGGCGTTTTGGAGGACAAACTGTCCTTGATTCTGCGCAGCCAGATCCAACTGACTGTCGCCGGGCGTACCGACGCCGGAGTGCATGCATCTGGGCAGGTGGCGCATTTCGACGTCGATAAGCAAGCACTGGCGCAGCGCAGCATTGACGGTGACCCAAGGAAGTTGGTGCGTCGGCTAGCCCGGCTGCTGCCGGAAGATATCCGGGTCCGGGAAGTTGAGGAGGCTCCGGAGACATTTGACGCGCGGTTTTCGGCGTTGCGCAGGCACTATGTGTATCGGGTGACTACCGCGTCTGCAGGGGCCTTACCGGTGCGTAGTCGAGATACCGCTAACTGGCCCAAACGGGTGGACTTGGCAAAAATGCAAGCAGCGGCCGACGCACTGGTCGGGCTGCATGACTTTGCTGCCTTTTGTAAAGCCAAGCCGAACGCGACCACGATTAGGCAGCTGGAAGAATTTCGCTGGGTAGATGCTTCGACGGCGCATGAACCCGAACTGTTCGAAGCGCATGTCACAGCTGATGCGTTTTGTTGGTCGATGGTTCGCTCGCTCGTCGGTACGTGTTTGGCGGTGGGTGAGGGACGTAGGGATGAGAGTTTTGCGTCGCGGTTGCTGGGTGAGACGCAGCGTTCGCCTGAAGTTCCAGTCGCGCCTGCTAAAGGACTGACGTTAGTGGGGGTGGACTATCCAAGGGAGGATGAGCTTGCCGAACGTGCTGCGCTTACACGTGACCTTCGGACGCTGAGCTAG
- the rplQ gene encoding 50S ribosomal protein L17 — MPTPKKGARLGGSASHQTKILSNLAAQLFEHGAIKTTDAKAKLLRPYAEKLITKAKAGTVADRRNVLKLVPNKDVVNYLFNELAPKFESRDGGYTRIVKLENRKGDNAPMSQISLVLEETVSAEATRATRAAASKKAEEAPAAEVEEAPEVEADTATDAAAEAEATEDSAEATEK, encoded by the coding sequence ATGCCTACCCCAAAGAAGGGCGCCCGTCTCGGCGGTTCGGCTTCGCACCAGACCAAGATTCTGTCTAACCTGGCTGCTCAGCTGTTCGAGCACGGCGCAATCAAGACCACCGACGCTAAGGCAAAGCTGCTGCGCCCATACGCAGAGAAGCTCATCACCAAGGCTAAGGCTGGCACCGTTGCTGATCGACGCAACGTGCTGAAGCTCGTCCCTAACAAGGACGTAGTCAACTACCTATTCAACGAGTTGGCTCCAAAGTTCGAGAGCCGTGACGGCGGCTACACCCGCATCGTCAAGCTCGAGAACCGCAAGGGAGACAACGCTCCAATGTCCCAGATCTCTCTGGTACTCGAGGAGACCGTCTCCGCTGAGGCAACCCGCGCAACCCGCGCTGCTGCTTCCAAGAAAGCTGAAGAAGCTCCAGCTGCTGAGGTCGAAGAAGCTCCTGAGGTAGAGGCTGACACTGCTACTGATGCAGCTGCTGAAGCCGAAGCTACTGAGGATTCCGCAGAGGCTACCGAAAAGTAG
- a CDS encoding DNA-directed RNA polymerase subunit alpha — MLISQRPTLTEEYVDEARSRFIIEPLEPGFGYTLGNSLRRTLLSSIPGAAVTSVKIDGVLHEFTTINGVKEDVSDIILNIKGIVLSSDSDEPVVMYLSKTGEGEVTAGDIQPPAGVEIHNPDLHIASLNEQGRLEIEMVVERGRGYVPATLNAGGGEIGRIPVDQIYSPVLKVSYKVEATRVEQRTDFDKLIIDVETKNSITARDALASAGKTLVELFGLARELNTAAEGIEIGPSPQETEHIAAYGMAIEDLNFSVRSYNCLKRQEIHTVGELAECTEADLLDIRNFGQKSINEVKIKLAGLGLTLKDAPEDFDPTQIEGYDAETGEFIDFDADDTE, encoded by the coding sequence ATGCTCATTTCTCAGCGTCCCACGCTTACCGAAGAATACGTAGACGAAGCACGCTCCCGGTTCATCATCGAACCACTGGAGCCAGGCTTTGGATACACCCTCGGTAACTCGCTGCGCCGCACCTTGCTGTCTTCCATCCCGGGGGCGGCAGTGACCAGCGTAAAGATTGACGGTGTGCTCCATGAGTTCACCACGATCAACGGTGTGAAGGAAGACGTCTCTGACATCATCCTCAACATCAAGGGCATTGTGCTGTCTTCTGACTCCGATGAGCCAGTAGTCATGTACCTCAGCAAGACCGGCGAAGGGGAGGTCACCGCTGGTGACATCCAGCCTCCAGCTGGTGTGGAGATCCACAACCCGGATCTGCACATTGCTTCCCTGAATGAGCAGGGTCGTCTCGAAATCGAAATGGTCGTGGAGCGTGGCCGTGGCTACGTCCCAGCTACCCTGAATGCCGGTGGCGGCGAGATCGGTCGCATCCCAGTCGACCAGATCTACTCCCCAGTACTGAAGGTGTCCTACAAGGTGGAAGCTACTCGTGTTGAGCAGCGCACCGACTTCGACAAGCTGATCATCGATGTAGAGACCAAGAACTCTATTACCGCACGTGACGCCCTCGCATCTGCAGGCAAGACCCTAGTTGAACTGTTCGGGCTCGCTCGCGAGCTAAACACGGCCGCCGAAGGCATCGAGATCGGACCATCTCCACAGGAGACCGAGCACATCGCTGCCTACGGAATGGCAATTGAGGACCTGAACTTCTCCGTTCGCTCCTACAACTGCCTGAAGCGCCAGGAGATCCACACCGTTGGTGAGCTCGCAGAGTGCACCGAAGCGGACCTGCTGGACATCCGCAACTTTGGTCAAAAGTCCATCAACGAAGTCAAGATCAAGCTCGCGGGCTTGGGCTTGACCTTGAAGGACGCCCCAGAGGACTTCGATCCAACCCAGATCGAAGGCTACGACGCTGAAACCGGCGAGTTCATCGATTTCGACGCCGACGATACCGAGTAA
- a CDS encoding CAP domain-containing protein produces MKKIITAAAALALTFGAAINEAPNANAFPWNAPAENLAAAEADIFNQINAIRVQHGLAPVVWSDGHANTSRSWAQSSAQRDQLAHDPMALQVSDMENVAVMYGNPRDAVPAWMNSPAHRDNILNPYAKTLGIGVAKNHATGGYFITMRGSY; encoded by the coding sequence ATGAAGAAGATCATCACCGCAGCCGCCGCTCTCGCCCTCACTTTTGGTGCCGCAATCAACGAAGCTCCAAATGCAAATGCTTTTCCATGGAACGCCCCAGCAGAAAATCTCGCTGCTGCTGAGGCTGACATCTTCAACCAAATCAACGCGATTCGTGTTCAACACGGACTCGCTCCAGTGGTTTGGAGCGACGGACACGCAAACACCTCCCGCTCTTGGGCGCAGAGCAGCGCGCAGCGCGATCAGCTTGCTCACGACCCAATGGCACTCCAGGTTTCTGACATGGAAAATGTTGCAGTCATGTACGGCAACCCACGCGATGCGGTTCCAGCTTGGATGAACTCCCCAGCACACCGTGACAACATCCTCAACCCTTACGCAAAGACCCTGGGTATTGGCGTGGCTAAGAACCATGCCACCGGTGGATACTTCATCACCATGCGTGGTAGCTACTAA